A portion of the Ralstonia nicotianae genome contains these proteins:
- a CDS encoding thiol:disulfide interchange protein DsbA/DsbL — MKSIAAFILALAANIGCLTVAFAQPAPIAGKDYTLLQTPQPVPSGQIEVIEFFGYWCPHCNRFQNTWESWKAKQGKDVVIRQIPVDFTDARLAPYSRIYYALEAIGKLEARSRKGTPMHARMFDAIHGADRLSLPRDPAQQERVIADFMAGEGIDRKAFLDAYNAFGVNANAKRANQLTKQYRVEGVPAVVVQGKYVVSPDEGGGYVSTLRTLDDLVRQVRAGKM, encoded by the coding sequence ATGAAAAGCATCGCCGCCTTCATATTGGCGCTCGCGGCCAATATCGGCTGCCTGACGGTTGCGTTCGCCCAGCCCGCGCCGATTGCCGGCAAGGACTACACCCTGCTGCAGACACCGCAGCCCGTCCCGTCGGGCCAGATCGAGGTGATCGAGTTCTTCGGCTATTGGTGCCCCCATTGCAACCGCTTCCAGAACACGTGGGAATCTTGGAAGGCGAAGCAGGGCAAGGATGTCGTGATCCGGCAGATTCCCGTCGACTTCACTGACGCCAGGCTGGCACCGTACTCACGCATCTACTACGCACTCGAAGCCATCGGCAAGCTGGAGGCCAGGAGCCGCAAGGGAACACCGATGCACGCGCGCATGTTCGACGCCATCCACGGCGCGGATCGCCTGTCGCTGCCGCGCGATCCGGCCCAGCAGGAGCGGGTCATCGCGGACTTCATGGCAGGGGAGGGCATCGACCGGAAGGCGTTCCTCGACGCCTACAACGCGTTCGGCGTAAACGCGAATGCCAAGCGCGCCAACCAGCTGACCAAGCAGTATCGTGTCGAAGGCGTCCCTGCGGTGGTGGTGCAGGGCAAGTACGTGGTCTCGCCGGATGAAGGCGGCGGCTATGTCAGTACGCTGCGAACCCTGGATGACCTGGTCCGGCAGGTGCGTGCCGGAAAGATGTGA
- a CDS encoding 2-keto-4-pentenoate hydratase, producing the protein MKTVPILALTILGAAAQLAHAACPSDAAVAAYFEDYKAPRESKGLGDDLTLEEARCSRDKLARLLPLAVGRPVGYKAAFTNPAIWERFKVTEPEWGYMFGKYMFNSGATVSPKIGAKLLYEPDMVAVVKDAGLATAESPLEALQHISYFVPFIELPDAMRSTGAVGPALVATNITFRGGVLGPRIAVQPRQAFLDSLASMTVVTTEDQTGKELARAKGDALLGNPAAAALWLAKALRASGVTLKRGDLLSLGSFNAPVPPQPNTTITVKFLGLPNDPSVTAHFE; encoded by the coding sequence ATGAAGACTGTGCCAATCCTGGCGCTGACGATTCTTGGCGCGGCTGCGCAGCTGGCGCACGCGGCATGTCCGAGCGATGCCGCTGTTGCCGCGTATTTCGAGGACTACAAGGCGCCCCGCGAGAGCAAGGGGCTGGGTGACGACCTGACCCTCGAAGAGGCCCGCTGCTCGCGCGACAAGCTGGCCCGGCTGCTGCCTTTGGCCGTAGGCCGCCCGGTCGGCTACAAGGCCGCCTTCACCAATCCCGCGATCTGGGAGCGCTTCAAGGTGACGGAGCCCGAATGGGGATACATGTTCGGGAAGTACATGTTCAACTCGGGCGCGACGGTATCGCCGAAGATCGGCGCGAAGCTGCTCTATGAGCCGGACATGGTCGCGGTCGTCAAGGATGCCGGATTGGCGACCGCCGAATCGCCCCTCGAGGCGCTCCAGCACATCTCGTACTTCGTGCCCTTCATTGAGCTGCCGGATGCCATGCGCTCGACCGGTGCGGTGGGGCCGGCGCTGGTCGCGACCAATATCACCTTCCGCGGCGGCGTACTTGGCCCGCGCATCGCCGTGCAGCCCAGGCAAGCGTTCCTGGATTCGCTGGCCAGCATGACCGTCGTGACGACCGAAGACCAGACCGGCAAGGAGCTCGCCCGAGCCAAGGGCGACGCGCTGCTGGGCAATCCCGCTGCCGCCGCGCTTTGGCTCGCCAAGGCACTTCGGGCATCTGGCGTGACCCTGAAGCGAGGGGATTTGCTGAGCCTGGGCAGTTTCAATGCGCCGGTGCCGCCGCAGCCGAACACGACCATCACCGTCAAGTTCCTGGGACTGCCCAACGATCCATCGGTGACGGCCCACTTCGAGTAG
- a CDS encoding HrpF/NolX family T3SS translocon protein — protein MSTNISGAASPTLPSAGAGANGPVANPPDLPSSLLFQFDHPTGPSRPDLPPELFFKLDESIARAMQGAAQQSPDPSAGPESQGNQPAPVDAAPPQETRPADPPLGSDVTETGGTPSPLQLQILGTLSLYLNARGLPFGERVMTRQSLERAANNADAPADLRAAAQAMLSDPALYQAIGGNDGKFARKDIDKFAKSHPQVLTRNSGTLTDSQLEIMSILARHKDQLPVGWQSIQDKINDPSTPPDLKAALQVLANDPALFSALGSPGKGHKHKASGDYRITAGDVSRFIDNHPQVEEYNRKKAEGYVKNYIPSDAKPGDKPSAMTQNDALRELYRYSDYLPKKLDMEAFQRIVDGDSNVKKAPPQVIAAAEYFLQNRNEWASLNKMDDPDKRVGKSDFLQRAASAVHLSKEDLQTVSTINSNLDVFFKDGQKITRDRLAAMSQDESLSPAVRNAAKQLLQDPLLYGLINNANSGYKTKNGFFSFGGPTVDSGVIGKKDFEKFMSSMTDANKTVQARKTHPANSEASKSAVADMGMGMEDQPDIKAVKKSGGALKKAMDKILTIYSKVMDIASQVVGALGMIPGLGEIADALSMGMAAGASAAKVLSTLLNGGSLKKALAEAGINLASAALGAVAGPEARVALKNGLTKMLVEKVANTGIDLAVDKAKSFVDGYLQDLKGRLHATAANAVNTVNTGVNWVSDKTKDFLENPVQNLTPRVNIPGITPYQPGYPVVAPAA, from the coding sequence ATGAGTACAAACATTTCCGGAGCGGCAAGCCCGACCTTGCCGTCAGCCGGGGCGGGCGCCAACGGGCCGGTCGCGAACCCTCCCGACCTTCCGTCCTCCCTGTTATTCCAGTTCGATCACCCCACCGGGCCGAGCCGTCCGGACCTGCCGCCCGAGCTGTTCTTCAAGCTCGACGAGTCGATCGCGCGCGCGATGCAGGGCGCGGCGCAGCAGTCGCCCGATCCGTCGGCGGGTCCGGAAAGCCAGGGCAACCAGCCAGCCCCCGTTGACGCCGCGCCACCGCAGGAGACCCGGCCCGCCGATCCCCCGCTGGGCAGCGACGTGACCGAAACCGGCGGGACGCCGTCGCCTCTGCAGTTGCAGATTCTCGGCACCCTGAGTCTGTACCTCAACGCCCGGGGCCTGCCGTTCGGCGAGCGCGTGATGACCCGGCAGTCGCTTGAAAGGGCGGCCAACAATGCCGATGCGCCGGCCGACCTGCGTGCGGCCGCGCAGGCGATGCTGAGCGATCCCGCCCTGTATCAGGCCATCGGCGGCAACGACGGGAAGTTCGCGCGCAAGGACATCGACAAGTTCGCCAAGTCCCACCCGCAGGTCCTGACCCGGAACAGCGGCACGCTCACTGACAGCCAGCTGGAAATCATGTCCATCCTGGCCCGCCACAAGGACCAGCTGCCGGTCGGCTGGCAGTCGATCCAGGACAAGATCAACGATCCCAGCACGCCGCCTGACCTGAAGGCTGCGCTGCAGGTGCTGGCCAACGATCCGGCGCTGTTCTCCGCCCTGGGCTCGCCGGGCAAGGGCCACAAGCACAAGGCATCCGGGGACTACCGGATCACGGCCGGCGATGTGAGCCGCTTCATCGACAACCACCCGCAGGTGGAGGAGTACAACCGCAAGAAGGCCGAAGGCTATGTGAAGAACTACATTCCGTCCGACGCGAAGCCGGGCGACAAGCCTTCGGCCATGACGCAGAACGACGCGCTGCGCGAGCTGTACCGCTACTCCGACTACCTGCCGAAGAAGCTGGACATGGAAGCCTTCCAGCGCATCGTCGACGGCGACTCGAACGTCAAGAAGGCGCCGCCGCAGGTGATCGCCGCGGCCGAGTATTTCCTGCAGAACCGCAACGAGTGGGCGAGCCTGAACAAGATGGACGACCCCGACAAGCGGGTGGGCAAGTCGGACTTCCTGCAGCGCGCCGCCTCGGCCGTGCACCTGAGCAAGGAAGATCTGCAGACCGTGTCGACCATCAACAGCAATCTCGACGTGTTCTTCAAGGACGGCCAGAAGATCACCCGCGACCGGCTGGCGGCGATGTCGCAGGACGAGAGCCTGTCTCCGGCCGTGCGCAACGCGGCCAAGCAGCTGCTGCAGGATCCGCTGCTGTACGGGCTGATCAACAACGCGAACTCGGGCTACAAGACGAAGAACGGCTTCTTCAGCTTCGGCGGCCCGACGGTGGATTCCGGCGTGATCGGCAAGAAGGACTTCGAGAAGTTCATGTCGAGCATGACGGACGCCAACAAGACGGTCCAGGCGCGCAAGACGCATCCGGCGAACTCGGAGGCCAGCAAGAGCGCCGTTGCCGACATGGGCATGGGCATGGAAGACCAGCCCGACATCAAGGCGGTCAAGAAGAGCGGCGGCGCGCTGAAGAAGGCCATGGACAAGATCCTCACCATCTACTCGAAGGTGATGGACATCGCGTCGCAGGTCGTTGGTGCGCTGGGCATGATTCCGGGGCTGGGTGAAATCGCGGATGCGCTGTCGATGGGGATGGCCGCCGGGGCCTCGGCGGCCAAGGTGCTGTCGACCCTGCTGAACGGGGGCAGCCTCAAGAAGGCGCTGGCGGAGGCGGGCATCAACCTGGCCTCCGCCGCGCTGGGGGCCGTCGCCGGACCGGAGGCGCGGGTGGCGCTCAAGAACGGCCTGACCAAGATGCTCGTGGAGAAGGTGGCCAACACCGGCATCGATCTGGCGGTCGACAAGGCGAAGTCGTTCGTGGATGGTTACCTGCAGGACCTGAAGGGCCGTCTGCACGCCACCGCGGCCAACGCCGTCAACACGGTCAACACCGGCGTCAACTGGGTGTCGGACAAGACGAAGGACTTCCTGGAGAACCCGGTGCAGAACCTGACGCCCCGTGTGAATATCCCCGGTATCACCCCGTATCAGCCGGGCTATCCGGTGGTGGCGCCGGCGGCCTGA
- a CDS encoding site-specific integrase, producing the protein MKTRLLPVAPSAGTLPGLPDAAELAVLRAWHAGLSAREAVERYLGERRAPGHSSRGILGRIRRQLAAFARRRQREDLALLFEIAATERARQGRVADQAVELLRTLPLPEPAISDDVALWLDARAVTVLRAAGIDTLADLTVRVPRRRRWWAAIPGLGQAGARRIEAFFAEHPRLTERAKALIAEQPRGVVVPWEQLRLPHEVDGSEGQFRAPRETSVLTADNDYEAVQAWLSLHESPATQRAYRKEAERLILWAIIERGRPLSSLTTEDAIAYRGFLRRPSPHERWVGPARPRASADWRPFTDGLSARSIAYSLSVLGAMFRWLIQQRYVLANPFAGIKVRGGGRTAALDASHAFSEGEWALVRTLADGLEWSYGWEASAAQRLRFVLDFAYATGLRASELITARLGGIETDRQGDHWLSLIGKGGRAGKVALPPLARTALDRYLVERGLPVTQARWNPQTPLIGALGLDPGGGITGSRLWSVMRRFFRVAADLIEHDHTALAEKLRKASPHWMRHTHASHALARGAELTTVRDNLRHASISTTSIYLHGDDVKRARQIEAAFAAK; encoded by the coding sequence ATGAAAACGCGTCTGCTTCCCGTCGCTCCCTCTGCAGGGACACTTCCAGGCCTCCCCGATGCCGCCGAACTCGCCGTACTGCGCGCCTGGCATGCGGGCCTGTCCGCACGCGAGGCCGTCGAGCGTTACCTCGGCGAGCGGCGAGCGCCCGGGCATTCCTCGCGCGGCATCCTCGGCCGCATTCGGCGCCAGCTCGCGGCGTTCGCGCGTCGGCGCCAACGCGAGGACCTGGCCCTGCTGTTTGAGATCGCGGCAACCGAGCGCGCAAGGCAGGGCAGGGTGGCCGACCAGGCCGTCGAACTGCTGCGGACACTGCCGTTGCCGGAACCCGCCATCAGCGACGATGTGGCACTGTGGCTGGATGCGCGAGCGGTGACGGTGCTGCGGGCGGCCGGCATCGACACCTTGGCGGACCTGACCGTCCGCGTGCCGCGTCGGCGTCGCTGGTGGGCGGCGATTCCCGGGCTCGGTCAGGCCGGCGCTCGACGCATCGAGGCATTCTTTGCCGAACACCCACGGCTCACCGAGCGCGCCAAGGCACTCATCGCCGAGCAGCCGCGCGGCGTGGTGGTCCCGTGGGAGCAGTTGCGCCTGCCGCACGAGGTGGATGGTTCCGAAGGCCAATTCCGCGCGCCGCGCGAGACCTCCGTCCTCACCGCCGACAACGACTATGAGGCGGTGCAGGCGTGGCTCTCGCTGCACGAATCGCCGGCCACCCAGCGCGCGTATCGCAAGGAAGCGGAACGCCTGATCTTATGGGCAATCATCGAGCGCGGCCGGCCGCTGTCTTCGCTGACCACCGAGGATGCCATTGCCTATCGGGGCTTCCTGCGCCGTCCGTCGCCGCATGAACGTTGGGTCGGCCCGGCCCGGCCGCGTGCATCGGCGGACTGGCGCCCCTTCACGGACGGGCTGTCGGCGCGCTCGATCGCGTATTCGCTTTCGGTGCTGGGGGCCATGTTCCGCTGGCTGATCCAGCAACGCTACGTGCTGGCCAATCCGTTTGCCGGCATCAAGGTCAGGGGAGGGGGGCGGACCGCGGCGCTGGATGCCTCGCACGCCTTTTCCGAAGGCGAATGGGCCCTGGTCCGGACCCTCGCCGACGGGCTGGAGTGGTCCTACGGCTGGGAGGCTTCGGCAGCCCAGCGCTTGCGCTTCGTGCTGGATTTTGCCTACGCGACGGGGCTGCGCGCGAGCGAACTGATTACCGCCAGGCTGGGCGGGATCGAAACGGATCGGCAGGGCGATCACTGGCTCAGCCTGATCGGCAAGGGCGGTCGCGCAGGGAAGGTCGCGCTGCCACCACTGGCGCGCACCGCGCTCGATCGCTACCTGGTGGAGCGCGGCTTGCCCGTCACGCAGGCGCGCTGGAATCCCCAAACCCCGCTGATCGGCGCCCTGGGGCTCGATCCCGGCGGCGGCATTACCGGCAGCCGGCTGTGGAGCGTGATGCGGCGCTTCTTCCGGGTGGCGGCCGACCTCATCGAGCACGATCACACCGCGCTGGCCGAGAAACTGCGCAAAGCCAGCCCGCACTGGATGCGCCATACCCATGCCAGCCACGCGCTGGCCCGCGGCGCCGAGCTGACCACGGTGCGGGACAACCTGAGGCACGCATCCATCTCGACCACATCGATCTATCTGCACGGCGACGACGTGAAGCGGGCACGCCAGATCGAGGCGGCGTTTGCGGCGAAATGA
- a CDS encoding cupin domain-containing protein, with protein sequence MRKPDVTVVDTNRIPWERLDVPELNAVIPQKICVVDGDTGMAVIKIRYQAGFTNVSHWHNCAHGMYVLDGILVTSAGSFGPGSFVWFPEGTTMSHGAQADNDVTFLFITNKPFDIHYTHLEGDAPGQ encoded by the coding sequence ATGCGCAAACCTGACGTGACGGTCGTCGATACCAACCGGATTCCCTGGGAAAGGCTCGACGTCCCGGAGCTGAACGCTGTGATCCCGCAGAAGATCTGCGTCGTTGACGGCGACACCGGCATGGCGGTGATCAAGATCCGCTACCAGGCGGGCTTCACCAATGTCTCCCATTGGCACAACTGTGCCCACGGTATGTACGTGCTGGATGGGATTCTGGTCACCAGCGCCGGTTCCTTCGGGCCGGGCAGCTTCGTGTGGTTCCCGGAAGGCACGACGATGTCGCACGGGGCGCAGGCCGACAACGACGTGACGTTCCTGTTCATCACCAACAAGCCGTTCGATATCCACTACACGCACCTTGAAGGTGATGCCCCCGGGCAGTAA
- a CDS encoding LLM class oxidoreductase, with amino-acid sequence MQTSSRSGQHPGFARMFQPGRLTLGLMLPTAPLDHGIPDMTGQLDLAADADRYGFAALWTRDVPLFDPQFNDAGQIYDPWVWLGQLATVTRTIALSTAGIVLPLRHPLHTAKAAASVDIVSAGRFLLGAASGDRPSEYPAFNRSHEARGAVYREYIDVIRRSTAEDYPALSGTFGTLRDLDLLPKPTGRHLPILAIGSAQQSLQWIARNLDGWVTYFRPVETQRPRLDLWRSVVETQAGGAFLPFAQSMFIDLADDPDTAPSPIFLGYRLGRNRLIEELQALARLGANHVGFNLRHSVRPARDVLQELAECVLPLFPSA; translated from the coding sequence ATGCAGACTTCATCGCGATCCGGGCAGCATCCCGGCTTTGCACGGATGTTCCAGCCGGGCCGGCTGACCCTGGGCCTGATGCTGCCGACGGCCCCGCTCGACCACGGCATTCCGGACATGACCGGACAGCTTGACCTTGCCGCGGACGCCGACCGCTACGGCTTCGCAGCGCTGTGGACCCGGGACGTGCCGCTGTTCGATCCGCAGTTCAACGACGCCGGCCAGATCTACGATCCATGGGTCTGGCTGGGTCAACTGGCGACCGTGACGCGCACCATCGCGCTCAGCACGGCCGGAATCGTGCTGCCGCTGCGGCATCCGCTGCACACGGCAAAGGCCGCCGCATCGGTCGACATCGTCAGCGCAGGACGGTTCCTGCTCGGCGCCGCCTCGGGCGACCGGCCGTCGGAATACCCGGCCTTCAACCGCTCGCACGAGGCGCGCGGCGCGGTCTACCGGGAATACATCGACGTGATCCGGCGCAGCACGGCGGAAGATTACCCCGCGCTGTCCGGGACGTTCGGCACCCTGCGCGATCTCGACCTGCTGCCGAAGCCGACCGGACGGCACCTGCCCATCCTGGCGATCGGCAGCGCGCAGCAGAGCCTGCAGTGGATCGCCCGCAACCTCGATGGCTGGGTCACCTACTTTCGCCCCGTCGAAACACAGCGACCGAGGCTCGACCTCTGGCGCAGCGTGGTCGAGACGCAGGCGGGCGGTGCCTTCCTGCCGTTCGCCCAATCGATGTTCATCGACCTGGCGGACGACCCCGACACCGCGCCCTCCCCGATCTTTCTGGGCTATCGGCTCGGCCGCAACCGGTTGATCGAAGAGCTCCAGGCACTGGCCCGGCTCGGGGCCAACCACGTGGGATTCAATCTGCGGCACAGCGTGCGGCCAGCGCGCGACGTGCTGCAGGAATTGGCCGAATGCGTACTGCCCCTGTTTCCCAGTGCCTGA
- a CDS encoding DsbA family oxidoreductase — protein MTLTVTITSDFICPWCLIGERRLAKAIGALPGDVAVELKWRPFELNPAMRPEGMDRQTYRSLKFGSWERSRMLDAHTVEAARDDGIAFDYAAIAKTPNTFLAHRLNWFAARRGLATPIANAVFSAYFEHGRDIGDAAVLADIAAENGLGRDEVSAFLAGDEGTRDVREAERAVQAGGVRSVPLFDIDGETVSGAQSVAAFEAALRRAIARTHACGTGACPVS, from the coding sequence ATGACGCTCACCGTTACGATCACTTCGGATTTCATCTGCCCCTGGTGCCTGATTGGAGAGCGCCGGCTGGCGAAAGCGATCGGCGCCCTGCCCGGCGACGTCGCGGTCGAGCTGAAGTGGCGCCCTTTTGAACTCAACCCGGCGATGCGTCCGGAGGGCATGGATCGCCAGACCTACCGGTCGCTCAAGTTCGGCAGCTGGGAGCGTAGCCGGATGCTTGACGCACACACCGTGGAGGCGGCCAGGGACGATGGCATCGCGTTCGATTACGCCGCGATCGCCAAGACGCCCAACACCTTCCTCGCCCACCGCCTCAACTGGTTTGCCGCACGCCGGGGCCTCGCCACCCCGATCGCGAACGCCGTGTTCTCCGCTTATTTCGAGCACGGCCGCGATATTGGCGACGCGGCGGTGCTGGCCGACATCGCCGCCGAAAACGGACTGGGGCGCGACGAGGTCAGCGCGTTCCTGGCGGGCGACGAGGGCACCCGGGACGTTCGCGAAGCCGAACGGGCCGTCCAGGCAGGCGGCGTGCGCAGCGTTCCCCTGTTCGACATCGACGGCGAGACCGTGAGCGGCGCGCAATCCGTGGCGGCGTTCGAAGCGGCACTGCGCCGCGCCATTGCGCGCACGCACGCCTGCGGCACCGGGGCCTGCCCGGTGTCCTGA
- a CDS encoding LysR family transcriptional regulator translates to MDRFGALSAFVAVVEHGGFAPAARRLGLAPSSLTRQLNALEASLGTRLMNRSTRSVTLTEAGAQYYDDARRILEELDSADRTVSELAGPPSGLLRVTMPVAFGRLHVAPAIPAFLRRFPGMRLDIRLTDAMVNLVEDRIDVAIRLGALTAPNLVARKLAPHRRVICASPDYLGEHGTPAQPRDLAHHNCLLFDYLTGDSTWTLTRDGKREKVPVSGNLRANGSELLREAAMGGAGMLLMPTWLVGDDIAAGRLVPVLEPWTPTPGADEGEGAIWAVYLPNRRGSKKLAGFLDFLAQHFGAPPYWERYRS, encoded by the coding sequence ATGGACAGATTCGGTGCGCTGAGTGCATTCGTTGCCGTTGTCGAGCATGGAGGCTTCGCCCCGGCGGCCCGCCGGCTGGGCCTGGCGCCGTCCTCGCTGACCCGGCAGCTGAACGCGCTCGAGGCAAGCCTGGGCACGCGGCTCATGAACCGCTCGACGCGCAGCGTGACGCTGACCGAGGCCGGCGCGCAGTACTACGACGATGCGCGCCGGATCCTCGAAGAGCTCGACAGCGCCGATCGCACGGTGAGCGAGCTGGCGGGCCCGCCAAGCGGCCTGCTCCGGGTGACCATGCCGGTCGCCTTCGGCAGGCTGCATGTCGCCCCCGCGATCCCGGCGTTCCTGCGCCGGTTTCCCGGGATGCGGCTGGACATCCGGCTCACCGATGCGATGGTGAACCTGGTCGAAGACCGGATCGACGTTGCCATCCGGCTGGGGGCGCTGACCGCGCCGAACCTGGTCGCCCGCAAGCTGGCGCCGCACCGGCGGGTGATCTGCGCCAGTCCGGACTATCTCGGTGAGCATGGGACGCCCGCGCAGCCGCGCGACCTGGCCCATCACAATTGCCTGCTGTTCGACTATCTGACCGGCGACAGCACCTGGACATTGACGCGCGATGGCAAGCGCGAAAAGGTGCCGGTCTCTGGAAACCTGCGGGCCAACGGTTCCGAGCTGCTGCGGGAAGCCGCGATGGGCGGCGCAGGCATGCTCCTGATGCCGACCTGGCTGGTCGGAGACGACATCGCCGCGGGCCGGCTGGTGCCGGTGCTGGAGCCATGGACACCGACGCCGGGCGCGGACGAGGGCGAGGGCGCCATCTGGGCGGTCTATCTCCCGAATCGGCGCGGCTCGAAAAAACTGGCCGGCTTCCTCGATTTCCTCGCGCAGCATTTCGGCGCGCCGCCCTACTGGGAGCGATATCGGTCCTGA
- a CDS encoding FAD binding domain-containing protein, translating into MCTQLATHPHPVNPAPRALVIGGSLGGLFAGNLLRRIGWHVDLYERSAHDLDSRGGGIVLQPDVVEVFRRTGVDLGAMDLGVGSVHRTVLRPDGSIRSRHFAPQTQTSWSLIYTTLRAAFGDAHYHQAKTLARIEQNPPAGTVTAHFTDGSSETADLLIGADGGNSAVRRQLWPDKVPTYAGYLAWRGLVPEEAMPPTAREMLHGDFGFANNRGSHILGYLVPGEHNDVRPGHRLYNWVWYRVADTRLLGEIMTDREGRPRGHSIPEGMLDARWVAHLRDDARALLPPAFREIVEATAQPFAQAIRDLASDHMVSGRVVILGDAASIPRPHTAASTSKAAANALALADALQALPDDVPAALSRWEPEQIALGKALRRQGMEAGNYLLFQRPPEGQVA; encoded by the coding sequence ATGTGCACTCAGCTCGCGACGCATCCGCATCCGGTCAATCCGGCCCCCCGTGCGCTGGTGATCGGCGGATCGCTCGGCGGCCTTTTCGCCGGCAACCTGCTGCGCCGGATCGGCTGGCACGTCGATCTCTACGAACGCTCCGCGCACGATCTCGATAGCCGGGGCGGGGGGATCGTGCTGCAGCCGGATGTGGTCGAGGTCTTCCGGCGCACCGGCGTCGACCTCGGCGCCATGGACCTCGGCGTCGGGTCCGTCCATCGCACCGTCCTCAGGCCGGACGGCTCGATCCGTTCCAGGCACTTCGCGCCCCAGACCCAGACCTCGTGGTCGCTGATCTACACCACACTGAGAGCGGCCTTCGGCGATGCCCACTACCATCAGGCAAAGACGCTGGCACGGATCGAGCAGAATCCGCCGGCGGGCACCGTGACCGCCCATTTCACCGACGGCTCCAGCGAAACCGCCGACCTGCTGATCGGCGCCGACGGCGGCAATTCGGCGGTGCGCCGGCAATTGTGGCCGGACAAAGTGCCGACCTATGCCGGGTATCTCGCTTGGCGCGGACTCGTCCCCGAAGAGGCGATGCCGCCGACCGCCCGCGAGATGCTGCATGGCGATTTCGGCTTCGCCAACAACCGGGGCTCGCATATCCTCGGCTACCTGGTGCCCGGCGAGCACAATGACGTGCGCCCGGGCCATCGGCTGTACAACTGGGTCTGGTACCGGGTTGCCGACACGCGCCTGCTGGGCGAGATCATGACCGACCGCGAAGGCCGGCCCCGCGGTCACTCCATTCCCGAAGGCATGCTCGACGCGCGGTGGGTGGCCCATCTGCGCGACGACGCCCGCGCGCTGCTGCCCCCGGCTTTCCGCGAGATCGTCGAAGCGACTGCGCAGCCGTTCGCCCAGGCCATCCGCGATCTGGCATCCGACCACATGGTGTCGGGGCGGGTCGTCATCCTGGGCGACGCCGCGTCGATCCCTCGCCCGCACACGGCGGCCAGCACGTCCAAGGCGGCCGCGAATGCGCTGGCGCTGGCCGACGCCCTGCAAGCCTTGCCGGACGATGTACCGGCCGCCCTGTCGCGCTGGGAGCCTGAACAGATCGCATTGGGCAAGGCGCTTCGGCGGCAAGGCATGGAGGCGGGCAACTATCTGCTCTTCCAGCGTCCGCCCGAGGGGCAGGTGGCGTGA
- a CDS encoding Gfo/Idh/MocA family protein, with product MGTAEPSCRWGILGTAGIARKNWHAILHSGNGRIVAVGSRSAQTAQRFIAECQASAPAPYAVEAVEGYDALIRRPDIDALYIPLPTALRAEWAIKAARAGKHIVIEKPCGVTSADLLRIIDAANAAGVQFMDGVMFMHSSRLQAMRSVLDDGASVGDIRRITSHFSFDADAAWVERNSAVEPAGCLGDVGWYSIRLALFAMQYSMPVEVRGRILRSVKRPDGAGVVPTEFVGELLFDNGVTAALYSAFTTSRQQWADISGSKGYLHLKDFVLPHYGNEVAFTVGNDRFGGDGCFFNLERHEKTVSLPEYSNNHRTAQETGLYRTFGGLVLSGKREPFWPEVALKTQRVMDALLLSANAGGGPVAPIPA from the coding sequence ATGGGAACCGCTGAACCGTCTTGCCGCTGGGGCATCCTTGGCACCGCGGGCATCGCAAGGAAGAACTGGCACGCCATCCTCCATTCCGGCAACGGCCGGATCGTGGCGGTCGGGAGCCGCTCGGCGCAGACCGCGCAGCGCTTCATCGCCGAATGCCAGGCGTCGGCGCCGGCTCCCTACGCCGTCGAGGCCGTCGAAGGGTACGACGCGCTGATCCGGCGGCCGGATATCGACGCGCTTTACATTCCGCTGCCGACGGCGCTGCGCGCGGAGTGGGCCATCAAGGCGGCCCGGGCAGGCAAGCACATCGTCATCGAGAAGCCTTGCGGCGTCACCTCGGCCGACCTGCTGCGCATCATCGATGCCGCCAACGCCGCCGGCGTGCAGTTCATGGACGGCGTGATGTTCATGCATTCGTCGCGGCTGCAGGCGATGCGGTCTGTTCTGGACGACGGCGCGAGCGTCGGCGACATCCGGCGCATCACCAGCCATTTCAGCTTCGATGCGGATGCGGCCTGGGTTGAGCGCAACAGTGCGGTCGAGCCGGCGGGGTGCCTGGGCGACGTGGGCTGGTACAGCATCCGGCTGGCCCTGTTCGCGATGCAATACAGCATGCCCGTCGAAGTGCGTGGCCGCATCTTGCGCAGCGTGAAGCGGCCCGACGGCGCGGGCGTCGTGCCGACTGAGTTCGTGGGCGAATTGCTTTTCGACAATGGCGTCACCGCGGCCCTCTACAGCGCCTTCACCACGAGCCGCCAGCAGTGGGCCGACATCAGCGGATCGAAGGGCTATCTGCACTTGAAAGACTTTGTCCTGCCGCACTACGGAAACGAGGTCGCATTCACCGTGGGCAATGACCGCTTCGGCGGCGACGGCTGCTTCTTCAACCTGGAGCGGCACGAGAAAACGGTGTCGCTGCCCGAATACAGCAACAACCATCGCACCGCGCAGGAAACCGGCCTGTACCGGACCTTCGGCGGCCTTGTCCTGTCCGGCAAGCGGGAGCCGTTCTGGCCGGAAGTCGCGCTGAAGACGCAGCGCGTCATGGATGCCTTGCTGCTATCCGCCAACGCCGGCGGGGGCCCGGTCGCGCCGATCCCGGCCTGA